One Spiroplasma sp. NBRC 100390 DNA window includes the following coding sequences:
- a CDS encoding YitT family protein, which translates to MKNKGNKISNYEEYEIIKKNIKQAEKLLKHYTQQTHESRQQLLIKLERLKKHPDQTKEFKLKLQLEQLNSKEIAMVHRFVNKIVSYEEQLINVEDKLGLADDVRITKIRNINKKEMIKQETSLELRNYLKKTQIRGYMYLVLAGLICTIAFDYFLSPSKVLPPGIGALGRIFAQYIFPPLNSNNINNANLMYYVFYIVNNIPLIIFSWFFVSHRFTINTIIFMVAQAIFHIILNGVGSYHGIPYINANDFHFLQDLNKITDPTIHDLWIFFFGLIAAILNGIAFGFLYIADACPGGTDIVNNYISRKKKKPVGNISIIVNTVLMLITWAMSYAIKTPTPNPSFATYYFSAPFFAAFMVIIICGIVSNKVFPRYRNTSLLIISDKPEVIITRLKENGFAHNALWKVTTNYNGEYKDNAYMVMITIPLTMFKRIAETILLADNDAIIRAQTTFKIKHMPHNDN; encoded by the coding sequence ATGAAAAATAAAGGAAATAAAATTAGTAACTATGAAGAATATGAAATAATTAAAAAAAATATTAAACAAGCAGAAAAATTATTAAAACACTATACCCAACAAACACACGAATCACGTCAACAATTATTAATAAAATTAGAACGGTTAAAAAAACATCCTGATCAAACAAAAGAATTTAAATTAAAATTGCAACTAGAACAATTAAACTCAAAAGAAATCGCAATGGTACATCGTTTTGTTAATAAAATTGTTAGCTATGAAGAACAATTAATTAATGTCGAAGATAAATTAGGACTTGCCGATGATGTTCGGATTACCAAGATTCGTAACATTAATAAAAAAGAAATGATCAAACAAGAAACTTCTTTAGAACTAAGAAACTATTTGAAAAAAACACAAATTAGAGGTTATATGTACCTTGTTTTGGCCGGATTGATTTGTACAATTGCTTTTGATTATTTCTTGTCACCATCAAAAGTTTTACCACCTGGAATTGGAGCATTAGGAAGAATTTTTGCACAATATATTTTTCCACCATTAAATAGCAATAATATTAATAATGCAAACTTAATGTATTATGTTTTTTACATTGTTAATAATATTCCCTTAATTATTTTTAGTTGATTCTTTGTAAGTCATCGTTTTACCATTAATACTATTATTTTTATGGTTGCTCAAGCAATCTTTCATATTATTTTAAATGGTGTTGGATCTTATCACGGCATCCCTTATATTAACGCTAATGATTTTCATTTTTTACAAGACTTAAATAAAATTACCGACCCAACAATTCATGATTTATGAATTTTCTTCTTTGGATTAATTGCTGCAATCTTAAATGGAATTGCCTTTGGTTTCTTATACATCGCTGATGCTTGCCCTGGTGGAACTGACATTGTTAATAATTATATTTCACGCAAAAAGAAAAAACCAGTTGGTAATATTTCAATTATTGTTAATACAGTTTTAATGCTTATTACTTGAGCCATGAGTTATGCAATAAAGACACCTACCCCAAATCCATCTTTTGCAACCTATTACTTCTCAGCGCCATTCTTTGCTGCCTTTATGGTAATTATTATTTGTGGTATTGTTTCAAACAAAGTTTTCCCTCGTTACAGAAACACATCATTACTAATTATAAGTGACAAACCAGAAGTTATTATTACCCGTTTAAAAGAAAATGGTTTCGCCCATAATGCATTATGAAAAGTTACTACTAATTATAATGGTGAATATAAAGACAATGCTTATATGGTAATGATTACCATTCCCCTAACAATGTTTAAACGGATTGCAGAAACGATTTTATTAGCTGACAATGATGCCATTATTCGTGCCCAAACAACCTTTAAAATTAAACACATGCCTCATAATGATAATTAA
- a CDS encoding Cof-type HAD-IIB family hydrolase produces MKLQHLDKKRLILIDLDGTTLMNDGKTIHPKTQEVIKKAVNVGHKVCIITGRPHRASIRFYRELGLDTLLTNFDGGHIHDPLKREFKRLVFSIAYDVIISIINHPDVKDNVENVLIEHYDKAICWKKDEAIENYFHLDDVADDEYFIADPYNSWKGPASNMALYLSGTNKTDEVLRMFENFKNSVRINIGHYSSKQSQTMINITNKLVSKGFAADILAQYYNVDIRDVIAFGDEMNDLELLQNVGYGVAMKNGNDNLKTNARGITHLTNDEGGVGDYLEKLLNGENV; encoded by the coding sequence ATGAAATTACAACACTTAGATAAAAAACGTTTAATTTTAATTGATTTAGATGGTACAACATTAATGAACGATGGTAAAACAATCCATCCAAAAACCCAAGAAGTAATTAAAAAAGCTGTTAATGTTGGCCATAAAGTATGTATTATTACTGGTCGTCCGCACCGAGCAAGTATTCGCTTTTATCGCGAATTAGGGTTAGATACATTATTAACAAATTTTGATGGTGGTCATATTCATGACCCTTTAAAACGTGAGTTTAAACGGTTAGTTTTCTCAATTGCATATGATGTAATTATAAGTATTATTAATCACCCCGATGTTAAGGACAATGTTGAAAATGTTTTAATCGAACATTATGATAAAGCAATTTGTTGAAAAAAAGATGAGGCAATTGAAAACTACTTCCATCTTGATGACGTTGCTGATGATGAATATTTTATTGCTGACCCTTATAATTCTTGAAAAGGTCCCGCTAGTAATATGGCGTTATATTTGAGCGGCACTAATAAAACAGACGAAGTATTAAGAATGTTTGAAAACTTCAAAAACTCTGTTCGAATTAATATTGGTCACTATAGTAGTAAGCAAAGCCAAACAATGATTAATATTACAAATAAACTTGTTTCAAAAGGATTTGCCGCTGATATTTTAGCGCAATACTATAATGTTGATATTCGCGATGTTATTGCCTTTGGTGATGAAATGAATGACTTAGAATTATTACAAAATGTTGGTTATGGCGTTGCAATGAAAAATGGTAATGATAATTTAAAAACTAATGCTCGTGGGATTACCCACTTAACTAATGATGAAGGTGGCGTTGGGGATTATTTAGAAAAATTACTAAACGGTGAAAACGTTTAA
- a CDS encoding ATP-dependent Clp protease ATP-binding subunit — protein MEFAQQYEPGKDPKVLEKFTKNLNKEAIAGKLDPIIGREDEINRVVRILSRRTKNNPVLIGEPGVGKTAIVEGLAQRIVKGDIPSNLQNKTIYELDMGALIAGAKFQGEFEERLKAVMNKVKESNGDIILFIDELHLIIGAGKTQGSMDASNLLKPMLARGELHCIGATTLDEHRLYIEKDAALERRFQKVMVAESTIDESISILRGLKERFETFHGVKIHDNALVAAVNLSSRYITDRFLPDKAIDLIDEASATIKTEIASVPTELDNLNRRVVQLEIEKAALQKETDKASNERLVDIANELKPLKAKQEKLEIQWNSEKESITKLKNLKSEVEQLKKELEQTQLRGDFNRAGEIQYALLPKLEQQLHEQEKSASESHLLKEDVTEREIAAIVGKWTGIPVDRLVETEKAKLMNLNKILCRRVRGQNEAIDAVSDAIIRSRSGIKDPNKPIGSFLFLGPTGVGKTEVARSLAYVLFNSEKQMVRLDMSEYMEKHSVSKLIGAPPGYVGYEQGGQLTEAVRRNPYSIVLFDEIEKAHPDILNILLQILEDGRLTDSLGKTVDFKNTIIIMTSNIGSEYLLNENNEGVGLLIQKELAKKFKPEFLNRIDNVVTFNALSKEVIKEIIEKELSELTQRIENSKNIRITYSEAVLEKILNEGYDREFGARPIKRYIQRNLESLIAHAIISEEIQEGKSYTIDVANNKMVIKNSTKLN, from the coding sequence ATGGAATTTGCACAACAATATGAGCCAGGGAAAGATCCAAAGGTTCTTGAAAAATTTACTAAAAATCTTAATAAAGAAGCAATTGCTGGAAAATTAGATCCAATTATTGGACGTGAAGACGAAATTAACCGGGTAGTCCGAATTTTATCTCGTAGAACAAAAAATAATCCGGTCTTAATTGGAGAACCGGGAGTTGGGAAAACTGCGATTGTTGAAGGATTAGCACAACGAATTGTTAAAGGTGATATCCCTAGTAATTTACAAAATAAAACCATTTATGAATTAGATATGGGGGCCTTAATTGCGGGAGCTAAATTCCAAGGAGAATTTGAAGAACGTTTAAAAGCGGTAATGAATAAAGTAAAAGAATCAAATGGTGATATTATTTTATTTATTGATGAATTACATTTAATTATTGGTGCTGGAAAAACCCAAGGAAGTATGGATGCTAGTAATTTACTAAAGCCAATGTTAGCTCGTGGTGAGTTACATTGTATTGGTGCCACAACATTAGATGAACATCGTTTATATATTGAAAAAGATGCTGCTTTAGAACGTCGTTTTCAAAAAGTCATGGTTGCTGAATCAACAATTGATGAAAGTATTTCAATTTTGCGTGGCTTAAAAGAACGCTTTGAAACTTTTCATGGCGTTAAAATTCATGATAATGCCTTAGTAGCTGCTGTTAATTTATCATCACGTTATATTACTGATCGTTTTTTGCCAGATAAAGCAATTGACTTAATTGATGAGGCATCAGCAACAATCAAAACAGAAATTGCATCAGTGCCAACTGAGTTAGATAATTTAAATCGCCGTGTTGTTCAATTAGAAATTGAAAAAGCTGCTTTACAAAAAGAAACCGATAAAGCTTCTAATGAACGGTTAGTTGATATTGCAAATGAATTAAAACCATTAAAAGCAAAACAAGAAAAATTAGAAATTCAGTGAAATTCCGAAAAAGAAAGTATTACTAAATTAAAAAATTTAAAATCAGAAGTTGAACAATTAAAAAAAGAATTAGAACAAACTCAATTACGCGGTGATTTTAATCGTGCGGGAGAAATTCAATACGCCTTATTGCCAAAGTTAGAACAACAATTACATGAGCAAGAAAAAAGTGCTTCTGAGTCACACTTGTTAAAAGAAGATGTAACTGAACGTGAAATTGCAGCAATTGTTGGAAAATGAACAGGAATTCCTGTTGACCGCTTAGTTGAAACCGAAAAAGCAAAACTAATGAATTTAAATAAGATTTTATGTCGTCGTGTTCGTGGTCAAAACGAGGCAATTGATGCAGTTTCCGATGCAATTATTCGTAGTCGTAGTGGTATTAAAGATCCCAACAAACCAATTGGTAGTTTCTTATTTTTGGGTCCAACTGGGGTTGGAAAAACTGAAGTTGCTCGTAGCTTAGCTTATGTTTTGTTTAACTCAGAAAAACAGATGGTACGATTAGATATGTCAGAATATATGGAAAAGCATTCTGTTAGTAAGTTAATTGGCGCGCCGCCAGGTTATGTTGGTTATGAACAAGGGGGACAATTGACAGAAGCTGTTCGTCGTAATCCATATTCAATTGTTTTATTTGATGAAATTGAAAAGGCCCACCCCGATATCCTGAATATTCTTTTACAGATTTTAGAAGATGGTCGTTTAACTGATTCGCTAGGAAAAACAGTTGATTTTAAAAATACAATTATTATTATGACTTCAAACATTGGGTCGGAATATTTATTAAATGAAAACAATGAGGGAGTTGGTTTATTAATTCAAAAAGAATTAGCTAAAAAATTTAAACCAGAATTTTTAAACCGAATTGACAATGTTGTAACCTTTAATGCTTTATCTAAAGAAGTGATTAAAGAAATTATTGAAAAAGAATTATCGGAATTAACGCAACGAATTGAAAATAGTAAAAATATTCGTATTACTTATTCAGAAGCTGTTTTAGAAAAAATTTTAAATGAAGGATATGATCGTGAATTTGGTGCTCGACCAATCAAACGTTATATTCAACGGAACCTTGAATCATTAATTGCACATGCTATTATTTCTGAAGAAATTCAAGAAGGAAAATCATATACGATTGATGTTGCCAATAACAAAATGGTTATTAAAAACAGTACAAAATTAAATTAG
- a CDS encoding cob(I)yrinic acid a,c-diamide adenosyltransferase produces the protein MQKKGYCHIYYGDGKGKTSILNGMTIRALGYQWKVKYLRFLKNRTSGEMLFFQKLADPNLEVINYYSSSTKFFWEMDDQEKIVLRKEMRVGFEELKKLSQDSTVDLIIVDELLGCIYNELITEAELIEVIRNKSPNIEMAFSGHHITDNLINAVDLVSHVQATKHYFYQKVPARKGIEF, from the coding sequence ATGCAAAAAAAAGGTTACTGTCATATTTATTATGGTGACGGAAAAGGAAAAACATCGATTTTAAATGGAATGACAATTCGTGCTCTAGGGTACCAGTGAAAGGTTAAATATTTGCGCTTTTTAAAAAATCGTACTTCTGGTGAAATGTTATTTTTTCAAAAATTAGCTGACCCTAATTTGGAAGTAATTAACTACTATTCATCAAGCACAAAGTTTTTTTGAGAAATGGATGATCAAGAAAAAATAGTTCTTCGGAAAGAAATGCGCGTTGGTTTTGAAGAACTTAAAAAACTAAGCCAAGATTCAACAGTTGATTTAATTATTGTTGATGAACTTCTTGGATGTATTTATAACGAATTAATTACCGAAGCAGAATTAATTGAAGTTATTAGAAATAAAAGCCCCAACATCGAAATGGCTTTTTCTGGGCACCATATTACCGATAATTTAATTAATGCTGTTGATTTAGTGAGTCATGTCCAAGCAACAAAACATTATTTTTACCAAAAAGTTCCTGCCCGGAAAGGGATTGAATTTTAA
- the hrcA gene encoding heat-inducible transcriptional repressor HrcA — protein MLTQRQENILKVIVEEYTKTAQPVGSKAIMASPLIDSSSATIRNECAILEKEGFLEKEHASSGRIPSTRGYRYYVDNLMDEKNIDDIKDRIEALFVDRNMSINDILDQTGQILSEMTNLTTVVVGPNFKEEMLKKIELLPISATQAVVVFVLTNGHVENKLFNIDDNSSINDLQISIELFNSRLENTKITDITAKFDVIRPVLEQQVKHYEYILKQFANAVTSIVKPSYSTHGLQYMLQNPEYNNPERIKQIIRFIETISPFDYFKKQQDNPNEDLVSIQIGNETGFNNDDMALLTTTYKVDDMQEGGIALVGPKRLEYDKLYEVLEWLANRIREAYQKEDRKVEINE, from the coding sequence ATGTTAACCCAACGACAAGAAAACATCTTAAAAGTAATTGTGGAAGAATACACAAAAACAGCGCAGCCTGTTGGAAGTAAAGCTATTATGGCTTCACCCTTAATAGATTCTTCTTCTGCCACAATTCGGAATGAATGTGCAATTTTAGAAAAAGAAGGTTTTTTAGAAAAAGAACATGCTTCATCGGGACGAATTCCATCAACAAGAGGATATCGTTATTATGTTGATAATCTAATGGATGAAAAAAATATTGATGATATTAAAGACCGCATTGAAGCATTATTTGTTGATCGTAATATGTCAATTAATGATATTCTTGATCAAACAGGTCAAATTTTAAGTGAAATGACAAATTTAACAACGGTTGTTGTTGGTCCAAATTTTAAAGAAGAGATGCTAAAGAAAATTGAGTTATTGCCAATTTCTGCGACCCAAGCTGTTGTTGTCTTTGTTTTAACAAATGGCCATGTTGAAAACAAATTATTTAATATTGATGACAATAGTTCAATTAATGATTTACAAATTTCAATTGAATTATTCAATAGTCGGTTAGAAAACACCAAAATAACTGATATTACTGCTAAGTTTGATGTTATTCGGCCAGTGTTAGAACAACAAGTTAAACACTATGAATATATTTTAAAACAATTTGCGAATGCTGTAACAAGCATTGTTAAGCCAAGTTATTCAACTCATGGTTTACAATATATGTTACAAAATCCTGAGTATAATAATCCAGAACGAATTAAACAAATCATTCGCTTTATTGAAACAATTTCCCCGTTTGATTATTTTAAAAAACAACAAGATAATCCAAATGAAGATTTGGTTTCCATTCAAATTGGAAATGAAACAGGATTTAATAATGACGATATGGCATTATTAACAACAACATATAAAGTTGATGATATGCAAGAAGGGGGAATTGCTTTGGTGGGACCAAAGCGCTTGGAATATGATAAGCTCTACGAAGTATTAGAGTGATTAGCAAACCGCATTAGAGAAGCATATCAAAAAGAAGATAGAAAGGTTGAGATTAATGAGTAA
- a CDS encoding ABC transporter ATP-binding protein encodes MVKVRCQELSFGYKHKKILSGINLNIDDGQIIGLIGPNGAGKTTLIKIILGLIRKDQSLTYDDFFINVKKTGFAPANSFFDRNTSARDLLFYQAFITKINYQKAKKLIPRVLEYFDLTEHAHKSFAKFSSGMKKKFLLALSLLNDPDLLVLDEPTANLDPDTRKQVCELIFKLHQRNPKMTIVIASHILSELESLINFVVILNEGQILYNKNFDYKQESLEQLYYGQIEGAKKENEERELFFNVIMIISI; translated from the coding sequence ATGGTAAAAGTTAGATGCCAAGAATTATCTTTTGGATATAAACATAAAAAAATTCTTAGTGGTATTAATTTAAATATTGATGATGGGCAAATTATTGGCTTGATTGGACCTAATGGAGCAGGCAAAACAACCTTAATTAAAATTATTTTGGGACTGATTAGAAAAGATCAGTCCTTAACATATGATGATTTTTTTATTAATGTAAAAAAAACTGGTTTTGCCCCCGCCAATAGTTTTTTTGATCGTAATACAAGTGCAAGAGACCTTTTATTTTATCAAGCTTTTATTACAAAAATTAATTATCAGAAAGCAAAAAAATTAATTCCAAGAGTACTAGAATATTTTGATTTAACTGAACATGCACATAAAAGTTTTGCTAAATTTTCAAGTGGAATGAAAAAAAAGTTTTTATTAGCTTTAAGTTTACTTAATGATCCAGATTTATTAGTTTTAGATGAACCAACCGCTAATTTAGATCCTGATACTAGAAAACAAGTTTGTGAGTTAATTTTTAAGTTACACCAAAGAAATCCTAAAATGACAATTGTTATTGCTTCCCATATTTTGTCAGAATTGGAATCCTTAATTAATTTTGTTGTTATTCTTAATGAAGGTCAAATTTTATATAATAAAAATTTTGATTATAAACAAGAAAGTCTTGAACAATTATATTATGGTCAAATTGAAGGGGCTAAAAAAGAAAATGAAGAAAGGGAGTTGTTTTTTAATGTGATTATGATTATTTCTATTTAA
- a CDS encoding nucleotide exchange factor GrpE — translation MSNEKNDKSSPNQLKEKIEKLRKELANTQAATSDSASSEAETPTVEANNLAIIEDLEQEIDLLLKDNMRLREEKLLALADGENLKKRIHAEVADIKLYRAAGMAEKLLPTLDNFERALQVTNVTPEVKNFLTGFEMIHRMFKTVFEEEGITAMETKVGERFNSNLHAAIEIVESNDVDSGCIVQIMQKGYMIHDRVLRHASVQVAK, via the coding sequence ATGAGTAATGAAAAAAATGACAAATCTTCACCAAACCAATTAAAAGAAAAAATTGAAAAACTACGGAAAGAATTAGCTAATACTCAAGCGGCAACCTCGGATTCAGCATCATCAGAAGCTGAAACACCAACAGTTGAGGCAAATAACTTGGCTATTATTGAAGATTTAGAACAAGAAATTGATTTATTATTAAAAGATAATATGCGATTACGAGAAGAAAAGTTATTAGCATTAGCCGATGGGGAAAACTTAAAGAAAAGAATTCATGCTGAAGTAGCAGATATTAAGCTTTATCGTGCCGCAGGAATGGCAGAAAAATTATTGCCAACATTAGATAACTTTGAGCGAGCATTACAAGTTACAAATGTTACACCGGAGGTCAAAAACTTTTTAACTGGATTTGAAATGATTCACCGTATGTTTAAAACGGTTTTTGAAGAAGAAGGAATTACAGCAATGGAGACAAAAGTGGGAGAACGTTTTAATTCTAACCTCCATGCGGCAATTGAGATTGTTGAATCAAATGATGTTGATTCAGGATGCATTGTTCAAATTATGCAAAAAGGATATATGATTCATGATCGTGTCTTACGACATGCATCAGTGCAAGTAGCAAAATAA
- a CDS encoding fructose-bisphosphatase class II: METNSLLFLRAVQLAVIAAYELVGKNDKNMLDQKAVDIINKLLTNNDVKAKIAIGEGELDAAPMLYQGQTFSHQQAITFDIAVDPIEGTAPASKNEPGSISCIAIAKIDTMLQIPEMYMEKLFLSEDLGATIDFSQPIEKILLTLLSIKQNLSCIILNKPRHQAIIKTMQALGIHVELINEGDVLGAIDVVLKKADFLYGIGGAPEGVLMGALAIATNYKMFARLTAYEQVWPNESETKDRMKIEQQALAHKKISYDTIFSERDLVADEEAMFFAASLTGGTVLKPLQIIDHEYVVHSFIGYNNIYHQIISKYPITNNVQDLLNKYSK; encoded by the coding sequence ATGGAAACAAATAGTCTTTTATTTTTACGCGCAGTCCAGTTAGCTGTGATTGCTGCATATGAATTAGTTGGCAAGAATGATAAAAATATGTTAGATCAAAAAGCGGTTGATATCATCAATAAGTTATTAACAAATAATGATGTTAAGGCCAAAATCGCAATTGGCGAAGGTGAACTTGATGCAGCACCAATGTTGTATCAAGGGCAGACTTTTTCTCATCAACAAGCAATTACTTTTGATATTGCTGTTGACCCAATTGAAGGAACAGCTCCAGCCAGTAAAAACGAACCGGGTTCAATCTCGTGTATTGCTATTGCTAAAATTGATACAATGTTACAAATTCCAGAAATGTATATGGAAAAATTATTTTTATCAGAAGACTTAGGAGCAACGATTGATTTTTCTCAACCAATTGAGAAAATCCTATTAACTTTATTAAGTATCAAACAAAATTTATCATGTATTATTCTAAATAAACCTCGTCATCAAGCAATTATTAAGACAATGCAAGCATTAGGAATTCATGTTGAATTAATTAATGAGGGTGATGTTTTGGGGGCAATTGATGTTGTACTAAAAAAAGCGGATTTTTTATATGGAATTGGTGGTGCGCCAGAAGGTGTTCTAATGGGAGCATTAGCAATTGCAACTAACTATAAAATGTTTGCACGTTTAACAGCATATGAACAAGTTTGACCAAATGAAAGTGAAACTAAAGATCGGATGAAGATTGAACAACAAGCATTAGCACACAAGAAAATTAGTTATGATACAATTTTTTCCGAACGGGACTTAGTTGCTGATGAAGAAGCAATGTTTTTTGCAGCTAGTTTAACGGGTGGAACTGTTTTAAAACCATTACAAATCATTGATCATGAATATGTTGTCCATTCTTTTATTGGTTACAATAATATTTATCATCAAATTATTTCAAAATATCCAATAACAAATAATGTTCAGGATTTATTAAACAAATATAGTAAATAA
- a CDS encoding aldo/keto reductase family protein has translation MPFRLEKIAFGTLFLKKEEAIINALQNGYKIIDTAKVYQNEEMVGQAIKKYLITNNAKREDVIIETKIWCDDIETENTTNAVLGALKRLDVNYLDIVLIHRPNMNFHKTIKAYVELLKCKAQGLIRVVGVSNFDKDMIEVLFEKTGIYPNINQIEFSPFNQRWDRVQYCQDKNILVQAYSPITKVLENQILITEAKKYNCTVAQLVLVWIKYFSIQPIVKAETLEHIKENNSIEKIKLTKKTIQLLQNLNMYDNVYAETFDGI, from the coding sequence ATGCCATTTCGTTTAGAAAAAATTGCATTTGGGACTTTGTTTTTAAAAAAAGAAGAGGCAATTATTAATGCCTTACAAAATGGTTATAAAATTATTGATACTGCTAAAGTTTATCAGAATGAAGAAATGGTTGGCCAAGCAATTAAAAAATATTTAATTACTAATAATGCAAAAAGAGAAGATGTTATTATTGAAACAAAAATTTGATGTGATGATATTGAAACAGAGAATACAACAAATGCGGTACTGGGGGCTTTAAAACGACTAGATGTTAATTATTTAGATATTGTTTTAATTCATCGTCCAAATATGAATTTTCACAAAACAATTAAAGCCTATGTTGAATTATTAAAATGTAAGGCACAGGGTTTAATTCGTGTCGTTGGTGTTAGCAACTTTGATAAAGATATGATTGAAGTTTTATTTGAGAAAACAGGGATTTATCCTAACATTAATCAAATTGAATTTAGTCCCTTTAATCAACGCTGAGATCGGGTACAATATTGTCAGGATAAAAATATTTTAGTCCAGGCATATTCGCCAATTACGAAGGTTTTAGAAAATCAAATTTTAATTACGGAAGCAAAAAAATATAATTGTACCGTTGCCCAATTGGTTTTAGTGTGAATTAAATATTTTAGTATTCAACCAATTGTGAAAGCAGAAACATTAGAACATATTAAAGAAAATAATAGTATTGAAAAAATTAAGTTAACAAAAAAGACAATTCAATTGTTACAAAACTTAAATATGTATGATAATGTTTATGCTGAAACATTTGATGGAATTTAA